The Amphiura filiformis chromosome 12, Afil_fr2py, whole genome shotgun sequence genome includes a region encoding these proteins:
- the LOC140166128 gene encoding solute carrier family 35 member F3-like: MSASYSVEAYTNEGITNDEEDLSSVSIEYSKDKRNGDIETGKSARPPENQKHTDAEAHGQQEIIEEEPNSATDIKKWLFGFGIVIGIAVSWVGATQFAQSTYSDDFFAPSFNVWFSTVWMFVCYPVYVVGAMVIKSENRSWEGIQALNREAEKVFGRRGLNLKAFFILSGSFCCCWAVTNYMYVYALGLIAAADVTALFASNTAFIYAFSWIWLHERIQLLPARGISVALSICGIVLIAYADGFSGPTALGVALSVGAAIGSALYKVLYKKYVGDATYGQVSLFLTVLSVFNSIFLWPFFVIFYYTGFEIIEWDKIPWDYLCGNAALGVVFNFLVNFGIALTYPLFIALGTVVGIPLNAVVDFLFRNIAFGAFKIGGTIFIIFGFVIMLMPERWQELCWPKNCGEQSPLLDKSGRRDENANHSKPQDKQEDVRENSEKL, encoded by the exons ATGTCTGCCAGCTACAGTGTGGAAGCTTATACAAATGAAGGTATAACAAATGACGAAGAAGATTTGTCTTCGGTATCAATAGAATACTCTAAAG ATAAACGCAATGGAGACATTGAAACAGGAAAATCTGCCAGACCGCCAGAAAACCAAAAGCATACTGATGCTGAAGCACATGGACAACAAGAAATTATCGAAGAAGAACCTAATTCTGCCACCGACATAAAGAAATGGCTATTTGGTTTCGGCATAGTAATTGGTATAGCCGTTTCATGGGTAGGAGCCACACAGTTTGCACAAAGCACATATTCAGATGACTTCTTCGCGCCTTCGTTCAACGTCTGGTTTTCTACGGTATGGATGTTTGTATGTTATCCTGTGTATGTCGTTGGTGCAATGGTGATCAAATCGGAAAACAGAAGCTGGGAAGGCATTCAGGCACTTAATAG AGAAGCTGAGAAAGTGTTTGGGAGACGTGGTCTGAATTTGAAGGCGTTTTTCATATTGTCTGGTTCATTTTGCTGTTGCTGGGCGGTAACAAATTACATGTACGTATATGCGTTAGGATTGATAGCGGCAGCCGATGTGACAGCTCTCTTCGCCAGTAACACGGCGTTCATCTATGCATTCTCCTGGATATGGCTTCACGAGAGAATACAACTTCTTCCTGCAAGG GGAATATCGGTAGCCTTATCTATCTGTGGTATCGTGTTGATAGCATATGCAGATGGATTTAGTGGTCCTACAGCACTTGGTGTCGCACTGTCAGTAGGAGCAGCAATTGGGTCAGCTTTATATAAA GTGCTTTACAAGAAATACGTCGGAGACGCCACCTACGGCCAAGTGTCGCTTTTCTTGACAGTATTGTCCGTGTTTAATTCTATTTTCTTGtggccatttttcgtcattttctaTTATACCGGATTTGAGATAATAGAATGGGATAAGATACCATGGGATTACTTGTGTGGTAATGCTGCATTAGGAGTTG TATTTAATTTCTTGGTCAACTTTGGAATAGCTTTGACATATCCACTGTTTATTGCACTTGGTACCGTTGTTGGTATTCCCCTTAACGCTG TTGTCGACTTTCTATTTCGCAATATCGCATTTGGAGCTTTCAAGATCGGGGGCACTATATTTATCATCTTTGGCTTCGTTATTATGTTGATGCCAGAAAGATGGCAAGAACTATGCTGGCCTAAGAACTGTGGCGAACAGTCTCCTCTGTTGGATAAATCTGGTAGGCGGGATGAAAATGCAAATCACTCCAAGCCACAGGACAAGCAGGAAGACGTACGAGAAaactctgaaaaattatga